In the Pseudomonas sp. DTU_2021_1001937_2_SI_NGA_ILE_001 genome, one interval contains:
- a CDS encoding bile acid:sodium symporter family protein, translated as MRALAALSRFVGNTFAYWVLLFAILAFLFPQAFIGLKGWIVPLLGLVMFGMGLTLKLEDFSEVARNPWRVALGVVAHFVIMPGVAWLLCQVFHLPPEIAVGVILVGCCPSGTSSNVMAWLAKGDLALAVAIAAVTTLLAPLLTPALIWFLASAWLPVSFMDMFTSILQLVMLPIVLGVVAQRLLGARVSYAVDVLPLISVVSIVMIVCAVVAASQAKIAESGLLIMAVVILHNSFGFLLGYFTGKLFKLRLPQRKSLALEVGMQNSGLGAALAAAHFSPLAAVPSALFSVWHNISGALLSTYFRKMPEDDPQPAAERPQAH; from the coding sequence ATGCGCGCCCTGGCCGCCTTGAGCCGTTTCGTCGGCAATACCTTCGCTTACTGGGTTCTGCTGTTCGCCATCCTGGCGTTCCTGTTTCCGCAGGCCTTCATCGGCCTCAAGGGCTGGATCGTGCCGCTGCTGGGCCTGGTCATGTTCGGCATGGGCCTGACCCTCAAGCTCGAAGACTTTTCCGAGGTGGCGCGCAACCCCTGGCGCGTGGCGCTGGGCGTGGTCGCGCATTTCGTGATCATGCCCGGTGTGGCCTGGCTGCTCTGTCAGGTCTTCCACCTGCCGCCGGAAATTGCCGTGGGCGTGATCCTGGTCGGCTGCTGCCCCAGCGGCACGTCGTCGAACGTGATGGCCTGGCTGGCCAAGGGTGACCTGGCCCTGGCAGTGGCCATCGCGGCGGTGACCACCCTGCTCGCCCCGCTGCTGACCCCGGCGCTGATCTGGTTCCTGGCCTCGGCCTGGCTGCCGGTGTCGTTCATGGACATGTTCACCTCGATCCTGCAGCTGGTGATGCTGCCCATCGTGCTCGGCGTGGTCGCCCAGCGCCTGCTCGGCGCGCGGGTCAGCTATGCCGTGGACGTGCTGCCGCTGATTTCGGTGGTCAGCATCGTGATGATCGTCTGCGCGGTGGTCGCCGCCAGCCAGGCGAAGATCGCCGAGTCGGGCCTGCTGATCATGGCCGTGGTGATCCTGCACAACAGCTTCGGCTTCCTGCTCGGCTACTTCACGGGCAAGCTGTTCAAGCTGCGCCTGCCACAACGCAAGTCGCTGGCCCTGGAAGTCGGCATGCAGAACTCCGGCCTCGGCGCCGCCCTGGCCGCCGCGCACTTCTCGCCCCTGGCGGCGGTGCCCAGCGCGCTGTTCAGCGTGTGGCACAACATCTCCGGCGCGTTGCTGTCGACCTACTTCCGCAAGATGCCGGAAGACGACCCGCAGCCAGCCGCTGAGCGGCCACAGGCGCATTGA
- a CDS encoding polymorphic toxin type 44 domain-containing protein → MSRAREQRNYFSRGGSAFLLSWFYTQVRNRGPWDFKQQGAQYENFGNFHYGAVGTAAGIGKELLLRAAGAAQSRAGTHRDEFGSWWSSAPFGDDPKDQHWISKGIEYAETMGY, encoded by the coding sequence ATGAGCAGAGCGCGTGAGCAAAGGAATTACTTCAGTCGCGGCGGAAGTGCTTTTTTGTTGAGTTGGTTCTATACGCAGGTCAGGAATCGAGGGCCATGGGACTTCAAGCAACAAGGCGCTCAATATGAAAACTTCGGGAATTTCCATTACGGCGCTGTGGGGACCGCTGCGGGTATAGGCAAAGAGCTTCTTTTGCGTGCGGCTGGAGCCGCACAGTCGCGGGCAGGTACCCACCGTGATGAATTCGGCAGCTGGTGGTCTAGCGCACCTTTTGGTGACGACCCGAAGGACCAGCACTGGATCAGTAAAGGTATCGAGTATGCTGAAACGATGGGCTATTAG